In a single window of the Flavivirga spongiicola genome:
- a CDS encoding phosphoadenosine phosphosulfate reductase domain-containing protein, whose protein sequence is MGKIIRKKMFTENQIQELNEAFKDASPIEIIKKAFELNNKTVVTTNFRPYEAAILHAVSSVEVKVPVVWCDTGYNTPQTYKHAEQVIKDLDLNVFLYVPKQTSSHRDVVMGIPSIDAPEHALFTEQVKLEPFRRAMDEHKPNVWFTNLRQGQTAFRNSIGIFSLSKDGVLKVSPFYYWSDEKLDSYLEDNNLTNEFKYFDPTKALENRECGLHA, encoded by the coding sequence ATGGGGAAAATAATTAGAAAGAAGATGTTTACAGAAAATCAAATACAAGAATTGAATGAGGCATTTAAAGATGCATCACCAATAGAAATTATTAAAAAAGCTTTTGAGCTTAATAATAAAACGGTAGTAACCACTAATTTCAGACCTTATGAAGCAGCTATTTTACATGCGGTAAGTTCGGTTGAAGTAAAAGTACCGGTGGTTTGGTGCGATACAGGATATAATACACCTCAAACATACAAACATGCAGAGCAGGTAATTAAAGATTTAGATTTAAATGTCTTTTTATATGTGCCAAAGCAAACATCATCACATCGTGATGTTGTTATGGGAATTCCAAGTATAGATGCTCCGGAACACGCTTTGTTTACAGAACAAGTAAAATTAGAGCCTTTTAGAAGAGCCATGGATGAACATAAACCTAACGTTTGGTTTACAAACCTACGCCAAGGACAAACAGCATTTAGAAATAGTATTGGGATTTTTAGTTTGAGTAAAGATGGTGTCTTAAAAGTAAGCCCATTTTATTATTGGTCTGATGAAAAATTAGACAGCTATTTAGAAGACAATAATTTAACAAACGAGTTTAAATATTTCGACCCAACAAAAGCATTAGAGAATAGAGAGTGTGGTTTACATGCTTAA
- a CDS encoding DUF2061 domain-containing protein: protein MIAQMLLKNKEKSTYKVDSTGEKPIRSIAKALSWRVIGTLDTLIVSYVLTQEITVASLIASVDFLTKMVLYFFHERVWNKIKWGK from the coding sequence ATGATAGCACAGATGTTATTAAAAAATAAAGAAAAATCTACTTATAAAGTTGATAGTACTGGTGAGAAACCTATCAGAAGTATAGCTAAAGCTTTAAGTTGGAGGGTTATAGGGACTCTAGATACATTAATTGTTTCTTATGTGTTAACTCAAGAAATAACAGTAGCCTCGCTTATAGCGTCTGTAGATTTTTTAACTAAAATGGTGTTATACTTTTTCCATGAGAGAGTTTGGAATAAGATTAAATGGGGAAAATAA
- a CDS encoding RrF2 family transcriptional regulator, translating to MLSKKTKYGLKALTYIAKSEGDNPVQISEISKSENIPQKFLESIMLTLRKSGFLGSKKGKHGGYYLIKEPAQIKMSDVMRVLEGPIAMVPCVSLNFYEKCDDCPDEHECSVHKLMIQVRDNTLKVLRNNTLEDLSGS from the coding sequence ATGCTATCCAAAAAGACTAAATACGGCTTAAAAGCACTAACCTATATAGCCAAAAGCGAAGGGGATAATCCTGTGCAAATAAGTGAGATTTCAAAGAGTGAAAATATTCCACAGAAATTTTTGGAAAGTATTATGCTTACGCTTAGAAAATCGGGTTTTTTAGGTTCAAAAAAAGGAAAACACGGAGGGTATTATCTTATAAAAGAACCAGCTCAAATTAAAATGTCTGATGTTATGCGTGTTTTAGAAGGTCCCATTGCCATGGTGCCTTGTGTGAGTTTGAATTTTTATGAGAAATGTGATGACTGTCCGGATGAGCATGAGTGTAGTGTTCATAAACTTATGATTCAAGTACGTGATAATACCTTAAAAGTACTAAGGAATAATACCTTAGAAGATCTGTCTGGATCTTAA
- a CDS encoding LytR/AlgR family response regulator transcription factor: MSLKCVIVDDEPLAINVIKSYIEETTGLELLNTFSNAVESINYIRDHTIDLLFLDINMPLLDGLNLLKSLDKKPLTIITTAHEEFAVESYELEVLDYLVKPIPFHRFIMAINKAFKAHNQTKGVAVAHNDRAFIFVKVDKKKMAKVYLDEILSVESLKDYIKITTHTNRYIVHQTLGSFTDELPSDRFIRIHRSYTIPIEKVETVEGNSLEIEGIRYTIGRSYLNEVKSIILKNNASNE; this comes from the coding sequence TGAACCATTGGCGATCAATGTTATTAAAAGTTATATAGAGGAAACCACAGGGTTGGAGTTGCTGAACACTTTTAGCAATGCCGTAGAAAGTATTAATTATATAAGGGATCATACTATCGACTTGCTTTTTTTAGATATTAATATGCCTTTATTAGACGGTTTGAATCTTTTAAAAAGTTTAGATAAGAAACCGCTGACTATTATAACGACTGCTCATGAAGAGTTTGCGGTAGAAAGTTATGAATTGGAAGTTTTGGATTATTTAGTCAAGCCGATCCCTTTTCATAGGTTTATTATGGCCATAAACAAAGCGTTTAAAGCACATAATCAGACTAAGGGTGTAGCTGTTGCGCATAATGATAGGGCTTTTATCTTTGTTAAAGTAGATAAAAAGAAAATGGCAAAAGTTTATTTAGATGAAATCTTATCTGTAGAAAGTTTAAAAGATTATATAAAAATAACGACACATACAAATAGGTATATTGTACACCAAACTTTAGGGAGTTTTACTGATGAGTTGCCTTCTGACAGATTTATAAGAATACATCGTTCTTATACCATTCCGATTGAAAAAGTAGAAACTGTTGAAGGTAATAGTCTTGAGATAGAAGGTATAAGATATACCATTGGGAGAAGCTATTTAAACGAAGTGAAAAGCATTATTTTAAAAAATAATGCTTCAAATGAATAA